The sequence below is a genomic window from Candidatus Eremiobacterota bacterium.
AATAAAAAGGGTAACCGCCCCATATTTTCAAGTGTGCCTCTTTTGAAGAGGCGGAGGGGAAACCGCCGCATCAGCGATCCCGACGAGGTTACCGGGCAGGACGGCGAAGGGCGTGGCAACGAGGGTCAGGCCGGTGAGACACCGTGGTCTTCTCAGTGGAGCATCTTCTTCCCTTCGTGGCTGGAAGAGTGCCGCATAGGCAGTGAAGCCGGCGCGGTCTCCGCCAGGGTGATTGCGAATCGCCTTATCAGGGCCGCTTCCATCCGCCAGAGGCTCGACGTGGCCACGGGGATGCTCCTCCGGGCGATGGATGATCGGCAGCTCCAGCGCCTTCTGGGCTATGAGTTCATCGAGGACTACGCCGTGGATCGCTGCGGCTTCTCGATGGCTCAGACCCGCCAGCTCATAAGGCTCGCCGAGGGCTTCCACCGCCACTCCCTCACCGAGGAAGCCTTCAAAAAAGGCGTCATCACAAGGGAGCAGGCCCGCCTTATTCTCCCTGTGGTGGACGCCAGGAATGAGTCACAGTGGATCGCCTATGCGGCAAGCGTTCCCACCGTTGACCTCAGGGAAGAGGCGAGGCGCATCGCCAGGATCCTGGAGTATGACTGCCTTGCCTCACACAATTATGTGATTCTTCCTGGCTTCCGCTATGTCACTGACGAGAGGTTCCACGACCTGCCGGAGGAGGTGCAGGTCCTCATAAGGAGCGGGTCCTGGTACACGGGCCCTTCCCTCTATCCTTCGTGGCCTCTCTTATCAGATGACGAGAAGCTTATCGCTTCCCGCGACAGGCGCTTTGAGAAACCCTAGAAGTATTTCAGCGATGTCGATGAGATGATGGCCTCCGAGGCTCAGACAAGAATTGAAAAAGATTCCAGGCTGTGTGCGAGTGAAAAAGCCCTGGAGATCTGCACCATCCCCCGGGGCGAGAGCCCCGAGGAGGTCTTTCTCAGAGACATCCTCTCGAGAGAGAGCCCGGCCACGGCAGGGGGGGCTTTACGGGCGGCGGGAAGCTCCATGATGATCAAGTTCTTTCTCCCCCGGGAGCTCCAGGAAGTCTGGAACCTCGCGGCTCACCTCTTTCTCGCCAGGCTCGCCCGGGTGGAAGGCGCCGACAGTCTCGGACTCCCTGAAGAGAAATTTCTTGCAGCACTCCTGGCCGATTTTCTCACCACCGAGGGCACTTTGAAGCATGCGGCCCATCACCATAAGATCCTGAAGCGGGACCGCTTCAAATGCCAGGCTCCCGGCTGCCGGTGCCGCAGGAACCTCCATGTGCATCATATCATCAGGCGCTCCCAGGGCGGCACCGATGACCCCTGGAACCTCATCACGCTCTGCGAGGCCTGCCATCTTCACCTTCTGCACGGCCTGAGAACCCTCTCGGTAAGAGGCAGGGCGCCCTACGGCCTCACCTTCATATTCGGCTCCCTCTCGGAAGGCGGGCCCTTCCTGGTCTATGAAAATGGCTCCAGGTCAACGGTGAAGCACTTATGACAAGCCCTTGAGCGGAACCATCTGAGGTGATATAATGGCTATACCTGGTTCGAGGGAGAGAGTACACGATGAGCATAAAAATGAGGCTTCTGATTGCCCTGATACCGGCAATGCTCATTTTTCTCGCGCTGCTGATTTATTTCGGCTCATTGAGCGAGCGGCTTCTCAGGCTTGAGCACCGGCAGGTCGTGAGGATAATAGCCACGAGCTACGGGGTGAGATTCTCCACCATCGTTGACTCCGCGAGCACTATCGCAGATATTCTGGGAGACAGCATGGAGGCAGAGCCTGCCCTGACTGAGGAATTCGTCAACAAACTGGCTCAGAAAATCATGGTGGAGCGCACTGCCGGCATATCCGGCCTGTGTGTCTCTCTGGAACCCGGAATAATCGGGAAAGGTGAGTTCGCCCTTTATTTCAAAAAACCCCCCGCGGAAAAGAAAGAAGCGATATGCACGTCACTGGCCACCAGGGAATATGACTACAGGAACCGGGAATGGTACAGGACCGCCATGGAATCCGGGAAAGGCTTCTGGACAGAGGCTTATTTCGATAAAGGAGGGGGAGACGAGCTCGTCATTTCCTATTGCTCCCCTGTGCTGATAAAAAATAAGACCGCGGGGGTCATAAGGGCCGATCTCAGCGTCAGTGAGCTTGCCGGTGAGCTCCGGGAATTCAAGATAACGGAAAATGGGCTCGCTTTCCTGGTGACGGATAAAGGCCGCTGTATCGGCTCCTCAGAAGACACTCCCCAGTCAGGTGATTCGTTCTGGAGCGATGAGAAGTTCCTGAAAGATCCCGACACCCCCCGTCTTCTGAAGAAGCTCGAAGAGGGAAAGTCTTCCAGCATAAAGCTGAATAATCCCATCACCGGAGAAGAATCCCGGTTTTACATAAGGCCCGTGGCTCCCCTGAAGCTGAATCTTGTCTTTGTCAGTGCTTTGAAGGATCTTCATGCCCCCACCATACGCCTGAATTATATACTCATTGGAATATGCGGTGCTTTCATTGCTCTTGCGGCAGTCCTGATCGTCATGATCTCCTCGTCGGTTGCAAAACCCCTTGAAAAGCTGGTAAAACAGGCGGAAGACTATTCCTCGGGCAATTTCGAGAGCCGGCTTGACGAGCAGGAGGGGCCGGGCGAGATCAAAAAGCTCTCAAGAGCTTTCAACGCAATGGGTGAGGAAATAGGCAGAAAGCTCCATGAGCTCAGGGAGGCGCAGAAAGAAATCGTGCTCCATCTCGGGAAAGCCGCCGAATACAGGGACACCGATACAGGCTTCCATATATGGAGAATGAGCCAGTACTGCGGTGTTCTTGCAAAAGCCTGCGGCATGAAGAAGGATGAGTGGGATCTCTTCCTCCATGCGAGCCCAATGCACGACATAGGGAAGATAGGCATCTCAGACAATATTCTTCTCAAGCCGGGGGAGCTTGATGAAGACGAGTATTCCGTCATGAAGACCCATACCACCATCGGCACCAATATCCTCGCCGAAGGCAAGTCACAGCTTCTCAGGATAGCTCAGGTCGTGGCAAATTACCACCATGAGAAATGGGATGGATCAGGCTACCCCCATGGCCTCAAAGGCGAGGAGATCCCCCTGATGGCACGCATAGCCTGCATCGCTGATGTCTTTGACGCCCTCACTATGAAAAGACCCTATAAAAGGGCGTGGACGGTGGAAGAAGCGCTCACGGAGCTGAAAGAAAAGAGCGGCCAGGATTTCGATCCCGCGCTCGTGGCGCTTTTCATCGAGCATCTTGACGAGATCCTGGCAATCAGGGAGCACTTCAAGGACGAGATGACAGAATGACCACCCCGCAGTCTCCGACGGGGCCATTGACCGTAAGCAGGATAAAAGCAGTGCCGGGCGCTTACTGAGCAACTTCTTTCTCTTGACAGAAACGGCGAAATGTGATATAAATTTAAACAATCGTTTAATTAACAGATGGCAGGTTCATGCCCCATGCAGAAGAAAATCAGCAGCGCAGAGAAAACACCTCATCACGTGAACCAACACGCCGAGCACCACACCAAGAAAGAGCTTATCATGGAGGAGGCCAAACGGATCTTCGCCGAGAAAGGCTTCCATGCCACGACGATGCGCGACATCGCCAGGGCCGCAGAATCCAACATAGCCCTCATATACTACTACTTCAAGGACAAGGAAGACCTTTACCACACCATCATCGACACCACTATAAGCTCTCTCTTCAGCATGGTGAGAACATCGCTCTCCATGGAAACCACGCCGGAGGAGCGCATCAGGGCTTTCATCTCCGCCTATATCTCTTTCATGGGAAAGCAGAAATATCTCCCCCGCATCCTTGCGAGGGAGATGGCGGAGAAAGGCCAGCACCTTGACCTTGTGGCCCGTGAATACCTCCAGAAAAGCCATTCCACCCTCCAGGAAACTCTGAGGGAAGGCTCGGAGAGCTGCTCATTCAACGAACTGGACTATGAGCTCACTGCCCTCTCCCTCCTCGGGATGATGGGCTTCTACTTCTTCGCCGCCCCCATGGTGAAGAAGATACTGAAAAAGAGCTCCTATGACCGCCAGTTTATCACGAAGCTCACGGAGCACACCGCGTCGCTGTTCTTCCAGGGCATCCAGGGAGCAAAAGCCCCTGAGAGAGCGAAGGCGGGGATAAAGAGGAGGGCTTCATGAAAACCCTCACAAGGATGTCAGCCGCTTTCTTCATTCTTTGCCTCCTCGCATCACAGGCCCCGGGGGCGGAGGAGAGCACAAAGATTTACACGCTCTCTGAATGCGTCAGCACCGCCATAGAGAACAGCTACAGGCTCCCCACGTACGACTCGCGGATTACCCAGAACAAGGCCAAGGTGAAAGAGACCATGGACGCCTTCAATCCCACTATGACCTTCCAGGGCTCTTACACCTATCAGGAGCCCGCCATACCCTTCGAGATACAGGGGCTTCCCTTCGCATTCCCCGCCGCGAGCCCCATAGTTCCCTCTTTTTACCAGCAGTACAACCTTGCCGTCTCCAAGCTTATCACCTCCTTCGGGAAGGTCGAGGCCGCGGCGCGCCTCCAATCACTGAGCAGCGAGCAGTACAAGCTCCAGAAGAGCGCAGAGCGGGAAGCCGTTGTCTTTAATACAATAAACACCTACTACATGGTCCTCTTTAACCAGGAGCTCGTCAAAATAGCCCAGGCCGACGAGAGCGACTGGAAGGAACAGTACAAGCTCACCGGGGCTCAGTACAAAAGGGGCACCGTGGCCAGATATGATCTCCTGCGCGTCGAGGTGGCCCTGGCACAGTCCCATGACCAGGTGATAAGCACTTCAAAGAATCTGGAGGTCTCCAAGAGAAACCTGAGAACTCTCATGGGCCTCCCGGCAGAGACACGGATCGACCGCATCGAAAAGACCTCTGTCTGGGAAAGCTTTGAAAAGGACCACATGGACCGCCCTCTCGACATGTGGAAGGATATCTGCGATAAGTGCCACCCGGCGCTCCTTCTCGGGAGGCTTGCCATGACCCAGGGCTGGTTTTCACTTGAAGTGGCGAGGCTTGACAACGCCCCCGCCCTCTCGGCCTCCAGCACCTATTCCAGGCTCACCCCGACGGCCTTCGGTGAGAACTGGGCCTGGAAGAACTCCCTGGCCCTCAACATCCCCATATTCGACGGCGGGGTGCGCACCGAGAAGATGGACCAGGCCTGGGAGCTCATAAGGCAGGCACAGCTCAACCTCGATGACACCAAACGGAACACCCTGTGGAATGTCGAGAAGGCTTACCTTGATCTCCATGATCTCCCGCCCCGCCTGGAGACGGCGAAAAAGCAGGTGGAATCGGCTCAGGAGAGCTACCGTGTCGCCCAGGTGCGCTACAAGGCCGGGCTCAACACCATGGTGGAAGTGGTCGATGCCCACAGGGCCCTCATCGTCTCCGAGACCAACCAGATGCAGCTGCTCTTCAGCTATTACACGCAGATGGCGGCACTTTCCTACGCCACAGGCGTGCTGTTTGATGAACTATTTCTCGAGGGGAGGACAAGGGAATGAAAAAAATCATCCCCCTGCTCATACTGGTCATCGTGGGAATTGTGACCTACTTCTATGTCAAACAGATCAAGGCATCGAGGGTGACACCGGCCAATATCATTGAGGTGACGGGCTCCATCGAGACCACCGAGGTGGACGTGAGCTTCCAGGTGCCAGGGCAGATCGCCAGGATCACTGTGGAGGAGGGAGACAAAATAAAGAAGGGTGATGTGCTCGCGACCCTTGATGAAAGAGATCTCCGCCAGAAGATAAAGGAAGCCCGGGCGAGCAGGGCCACGGTGCTCTCGCAGCTCCCCCAGCTCGAAACAAAGATAAAAACCAGCGATGAACAGGAAAAAAAGCAGCTTGCCCAGGCCCGGACCCAGATTGACCAGGCGCGCTACCAGTGGATAAGCCTTAAAAAAGGCTCCCGCGATGAAGACATCGCGAAGGCAGAGTATGCCATTGACCAGGCAAGGCACAGCTTTGAGAATGCCAGCAAAAACTATGAGCGCGCCGAGCTCCTTTACAAGGACGGCGCCATGCCCGCCCAGCAGCGGGACTCCTACCTCACGGCCCATCTCACGGCACAGGATCAGCTCCGACAGAGCAAAGAGACATACCGCCTCCTCCTCGCGGGACCGAGGGAAGAGGACATAGAAGCCGCCAGGGCGAGGGTGGACCAGGCCGAGGCTTCGTACAACCTCATCAAGGTGCAGAGCCTCCAGACGAAGCAGCTCGTCGATCAGAAAGGCATCCTGGGCGCCCAGGTAAAGCAGGCTGAAGAGGTGATACGGTCAGCCCAAGTGCAGCTCTCCCATTCAAAAGCTTACGCCCCCATTGACGGCGTCGTGCTCATCCGCGCCAAGGAGCCCGGCGAGGTCGTGAGCGCCTCGACGCCCGTGCTCACCGTGGCCAATATCGAGGACGTGTATCTCAAAGCCTATATAGGGAATAATGATTTCGGCAAGGTGAAGCTCGGCCAGAAAGTGAGAATCACCATTGACAGCTCCAAGAATGTCTTCGAGGGGACCATCTATTACATTTCCGACGAGGCGGAGTTCACGCCCAAGAGCGTACAGACCAAGGAGGACAGGGTAAAGCTCGTGTACCGAATCAAGGCCCGCGTGGAGAACAAGTCACAGGAGCTCAAGCCGGGGATGATCGCCGACGGCACCATTGACATCAGCACCATGGGGCCGGAGAAAAAATGAGCGGCCAGGGAATCGAAGTACACTCCCTCACCAAGAGATTCGGCGCCACCACGGCGCTGAAAGACATCTCTTTTTCCATCGGGAAAGGGGAGCTCTTCGGCGTCCTCGGCCCCGACGGCGCCGGGAAGACAACCCTCTGCCGCATCCTGGCCGCCGTCATGAGCCCCACCGAGGGCGCCGTCACCATCGGCCCCTTCACCATAGGCAAGGACAGCGAAAAGGTGAAGCACCACACCGGTTACATGCCCCATGCTTTCGGGCTCTACGGCGACCTCACCGTCGAGGAGAACATTGACTTCTACGCGGATATTTTCAGGGTCCCCTTCAAGGAGCGGAAAGAGCGCATGGAAAGGATCCTGGGCTTCACGGGGATGGCGCCTTTCACCGACAGACGCTCCCAGAACCTCTCAGGCGGCATGAAACAGAAGCTGCAGCTTGCCTGCGCCCTTATTCATACGCCTGAATACCTTATTCTCGACGAGCCCACGTTCGGCGTTGACCCCGTCTCGCGCAGAGAGTTCTGGAAGCTCCTGCTCGAGCTTCTCAAGGGAGGCCTCACGATCCTGGTCTCCACGTCCTATATGGACGAAGCGCAGCGCTGCCACCGCATAGCCCTCCTCTCAGCGGGAAAGATCCTGAGGCAGGGCGATCCCGTCACCATCATCTCCGACATCCCCGGCGTCATGACAGAGCTCTGCTGCGACACCACGGCGGAAACCTCGAGAGCCATTGAAACACTGAGCGAGGTGCGCACCGTGACCCTTTACGGCGACAGGATCCATGCCCTTCTGAAGGAAGGCGTCACTGCCGACCAGTTTAAATCCCGAATCGAGGAGAAAGGGTTCTCAGCGCTCCCGGTGTCGGTCATCACCCCCTCGCTGGAGGATTATTTCATCTACCTTATTGAAGAGGAGCGAAGCCATGCACAATAACGGCTTCGCGGTCACCGTTTCGGACCTTGTGCGGAAGTTCGGCAAGTTTACCGCCGTGGACCACATAAGCTTTTCCATAAAGACCGGCGAGATCTTCGGCTTCCTCGGGCCCAACGGCGCAGGGAAATCAACAACGATCAAGATGCTCTGCGGCATCCTTGCGCCCACAGGGGGCACGGGAACAGTGGGAGGCTTTGACATAAGGCGGGATTCGGAAAAGATCAAGAGAAACATAGGCTACATGTCGCAGAAGTTCTCCCTCTATCCCGATCTTACCGCCGAAGAGAACATGGACTTTTTTGCCGGCGTTTACGGAGTGCACCCCCTGGAGCGAAGAAAGCGCAAGGACGAGCTCTGCCGCATGGTGGGCCTCCAGGACAAACGCACCATGGTGACGTCCCTCCTCACCGGGGGATGGCGCCAGCGCCTTGCGCTCTCCTGCGCCCTCATCCACCGGCCTCCCATTATATTCCTTGACGAGCCCACCTCCGGTGTCGATCCCATCTCCAGGAGAGATTTCTGGAACATCATCCAGGACCTCTCCCACGAGGGCATCACCACCCTCGTGACGACCCATTACATGGAGGAGGCCGAGTACTGCCAGAGGCTCGCCCTCATCAACCAGGGCAGGCTCATCTCCCAGGGCACCCCTGTGGAGCTGCGCGCTTCCTTCAGCTACCGCATTTTCTACGTGGAGTGCGACAACCTTATCAAAGCCCTCGACGTGCTCTCCCGCGAGCCTGCTTTCATGGAAACAGCCCTCTGGGGCTCGGGACTTCACGTGGTGGCTGAACCGGCAGGCGATCCGGCGGCAAAAATCAAGGAGCTGCTTGAGCGGGAGCAGATTGCCCTTAAGGCCATCAAGCCCGCTGTCGTGTCGCTTGAAGACGTATTTGTATACAAAGTGAGTCAGGGGAAAGCATCATGAGCATGATAAGGCTCCTGGCAGTCATAAGAAAAGAGACAATCCACATCACGAGGGACTTGAGGAGCCTCATCACGGCCATCCTGCTCCCCCTGGTGCTCATGGTCGCCTACTGCGAATCCCTGAGCCTTGACGTAAACAACATTCCCATGGTGATCATCGACTATGACAAGACCAAGGAAAGCAGGGACCTCGTAGACCGCTTCGTGAGCTCCGGCTATTTTTCCATCGTGGAGTACGTGGACAGCTACCGCGCGATGCAGCGGGCCATAGACGCGGGAAGAGCGGTCATCGGGCTCACCATCCCGAGAGATTTCGGCAAGCTCATCAATACCGCCGAGAAGCGTGTCCCTCTCCAGGTGCTTCTGGACGGCACAGACCCCAACAGGGGCTCAACGGCCAACGGCTACACGCAGGTCATCGCCCAGAACTATTCCCAGCAGATGATAATGGACCGCTTCGCCCGTCTCGGCATAATCCAGAGCGCTGTTCCCATACAGCCAAGGATAAGAATATGGTACAACCCGACGCTCCGGAGCAAGAATTTTCTTGTGCCGGGCCTCGTGGCAATGATAATGGCAATCCTTGCGGCGCTTCTCACGTCGGCTACCGTTGCGCGCGAGTGGGAAAACGGCACCATGGAGCTCCTTATCTCCACCCCGATCTCGGCTTTCGAGATAGTGCTGGGAAAATTCATCCCTTACTTCATCATAGGGCTCATCGACAGCATCATGATAATTATCGTGGGGACCATGTACTACCACGTGCCTATTGTGGGGAGCCTCGCGCTTCTTGCCCTTCTGATAGTCCTTTTCCTCACGGGGATGCTTCTGCTGGGCCTCCTTATCTCATGCTCCTTCAGATCGACCCTGATGGCCAACCAGCTTGCCTTCATGGTGACGTACCTTCCCACGATGCTCCTCTCGGGCTTCGTGTTTTTCATCCCGGGGATGCCCAAGGTGCTCCAGTACCTCTCCAGAATTGTGCCCGCCACCTATTTTCTCACCTGTTCCCGCGGCATCTTCATGAAGGGAGTCGGGATGGAGGTCCTCTACGAGTCTTTTCTTTTTCTTGCCATTTTTGATATGCTGGTGATTGCCCTTACGATAATGAGCTTCAGAAAGACCCTCGACACATAGCCATGATAGGAAGACTGCTGACCATCATTGCCAAGGAGTTCATCCAGTACCGCAGGAACCCTGCGATGCTGAGGATGATCGTCCTCATGCCGATCATGCAGATGTTTATTTTCGGCTATGCCGCCGTGCTTGATATCAAGGACATCAATATAGCCGTTCTGGACAAGGACAAGTCGTCATATTCAAGAGAGCTTCGCGAAAACTTTATCTCGTCGAACTACTTCATCGTGAAGTACGACGTGGACAGGGAAAGCGAGATAGTGAGCCTGCTTGACCGCGAGAAAGTCTTCGCCGGCATCATTATCCCCCCCGATTTCTCAAGGAATATAAAATCGGGAAAAACAGCCAGGGTGCAGGTGGTCATTGATGGCACCAACAGCTCGGCGGCAGGCGTCATCAGCAATTACTCGGCAAGCACCATATCCTCATACTCTTCAAAGCTCCTCGCCGAAAAAGGGCTCGACCCTTCAAAAATGGGCTCCCTCTCCGTCGAGGAGCGCTACCTTTACAACCCATCGCTTAACAACCAGTATTTCTTCATCCCCGGCATCCTTGGCATGATTGTCCTGGTCTTCGGAATGCCCATCACGGCCATGGCTATCGTGCGCGAGAAGGAGCAGGGGACCCTCGAGCAGATCATCGTGACGCCCATCACTT
It includes:
- a CDS encoding HNH endonuclease; amino-acid sequence: MMASEAQTRIEKDSRLCASEKALEICTIPRGESPEEVFLRDILSRESPATAGGALRAAGSSMMIKFFLPRELQEVWNLAAHLFLARLARVEGADSLGLPEEKFLAALLADFLTTEGTLKHAAHHHKILKRDRFKCQAPGCRCRRNLHVHHIIRRSQGGTDDPWNLITLCEACHLHLLHGLRTLSVRGRAPYGLTFIFGSLSEGGPFLVYENGSRSTVKHL
- a CDS encoding HD domain-containing phosphohydrolase; the protein is MSIKMRLLIALIPAMLIFLALLIYFGSLSERLLRLEHRQVVRIIATSYGVRFSTIVDSASTIADILGDSMEAEPALTEEFVNKLAQKIMVERTAGISGLCVSLEPGIIGKGEFALYFKKPPAEKKEAICTSLATREYDYRNREWYRTAMESGKGFWTEAYFDKGGGDELVISYCSPVLIKNKTAGVIRADLSVSELAGELREFKITENGLAFLVTDKGRCIGSSEDTPQSGDSFWSDEKFLKDPDTPRLLKKLEEGKSSSIKLNNPITGEESRFYIRPVAPLKLNLVFVSALKDLHAPTIRLNYILIGICGAFIALAAVLIVMISSSVAKPLEKLVKQAEDYSSGNFESRLDEQEGPGEIKKLSRAFNAMGEEIGRKLHELREAQKEIVLHLGKAAEYRDTDTGFHIWRMSQYCGVLAKACGMKKDEWDLFLHASPMHDIGKIGISDNILLKPGELDEDEYSVMKTHTTIGTNILAEGKSQLLRIAQVVANYHHEKWDGSGYPHGLKGEEIPLMARIACIADVFDALTMKRPYKRAWTVEEALTELKEKSGQDFDPALVALFIEHLDEILAIREHFKDEMTE
- a CDS encoding CerR family C-terminal domain-containing protein; translated protein: MQKKISSAEKTPHHVNQHAEHHTKKELIMEEAKRIFAEKGFHATTMRDIARAAESNIALIYYYFKDKEDLYHTIIDTTISSLFSMVRTSLSMETTPEERIRAFISAYISFMGKQKYLPRILAREMAEKGQHLDLVAREYLQKSHSTLQETLREGSESCSFNELDYELTALSLLGMMGFYFFAAPMVKKILKKSSYDRQFITKLTEHTASLFFQGIQGAKAPERAKAGIKRRAS
- a CDS encoding TolC family protein; its protein translation is MKTLTRMSAAFFILCLLASQAPGAEESTKIYTLSECVSTAIENSYRLPTYDSRITQNKAKVKETMDAFNPTMTFQGSYTYQEPAIPFEIQGLPFAFPAASPIVPSFYQQYNLAVSKLITSFGKVEAAARLQSLSSEQYKLQKSAEREAVVFNTINTYYMVLFNQELVKIAQADESDWKEQYKLTGAQYKRGTVARYDLLRVEVALAQSHDQVISTSKNLEVSKRNLRTLMGLPAETRIDRIEKTSVWESFEKDHMDRPLDMWKDICDKCHPALLLGRLAMTQGWFSLEVARLDNAPALSASSTYSRLTPTAFGENWAWKNSLALNIPIFDGGVRTEKMDQAWELIRQAQLNLDDTKRNTLWNVEKAYLDLHDLPPRLETAKKQVESAQESYRVAQVRYKAGLNTMVEVVDAHRALIVSETNQMQLLFSYYTQMAALSYATGVLFDELFLEGRTRE
- a CDS encoding efflux RND transporter periplasmic adaptor subunit yields the protein MKKIIPLLILVIVGIVTYFYVKQIKASRVTPANIIEVTGSIETTEVDVSFQVPGQIARITVEEGDKIKKGDVLATLDERDLRQKIKEARASRATVLSQLPQLETKIKTSDEQEKKQLAQARTQIDQARYQWISLKKGSRDEDIAKAEYAIDQARHSFENASKNYERAELLYKDGAMPAQQRDSYLTAHLTAQDQLRQSKETYRLLLAGPREEDIEAARARVDQAEASYNLIKVQSLQTKQLVDQKGILGAQVKQAEEVIRSAQVQLSHSKAYAPIDGVVLIRAKEPGEVVSASTPVLTVANIEDVYLKAYIGNNDFGKVKLGQKVRITIDSSKNVFEGTIYYISDEAEFTPKSVQTKEDRVKLVYRIKARVENKSQELKPGMIADGTIDISTMGPEKK
- a CDS encoding ABC transporter ATP-binding protein; the encoded protein is MSGQGIEVHSLTKRFGATTALKDISFSIGKGELFGVLGPDGAGKTTLCRILAAVMSPTEGAVTIGPFTIGKDSEKVKHHTGYMPHAFGLYGDLTVEENIDFYADIFRVPFKERKERMERILGFTGMAPFTDRRSQNLSGGMKQKLQLACALIHTPEYLILDEPTFGVDPVSRREFWKLLLELLKGGLTILVSTSYMDEAQRCHRIALLSAGKILRQGDPVTIISDIPGVMTELCCDTTAETSRAIETLSEVRTVTLYGDRIHALLKEGVTADQFKSRIEEKGFSALPVSVITPSLEDYFIYLIEEERSHAQ
- a CDS encoding ABC transporter ATP-binding protein, which encodes MHNNGFAVTVSDLVRKFGKFTAVDHISFSIKTGEIFGFLGPNGAGKSTTIKMLCGILAPTGGTGTVGGFDIRRDSEKIKRNIGYMSQKFSLYPDLTAEENMDFFAGVYGVHPLERRKRKDELCRMVGLQDKRTMVTSLLTGGWRQRLALSCALIHRPPIIFLDEPTSGVDPISRRDFWNIIQDLSHEGITTLVTTHYMEEAEYCQRLALINQGRLISQGTPVELRASFSYRIFYVECDNLIKALDVLSREPAFMETALWGSGLHVVAEPAGDPAAKIKELLEREQIALKAIKPAVVSLEDVFVYKVSQGKAS
- a CDS encoding ABC transporter permease; the encoded protein is MSMIRLLAVIRKETIHITRDLRSLITAILLPLVLMVAYCESLSLDVNNIPMVIIDYDKTKESRDLVDRFVSSGYFSIVEYVDSYRAMQRAIDAGRAVIGLTIPRDFGKLINTAEKRVPLQVLLDGTDPNRGSTANGYTQVIAQNYSQQMIMDRFARLGIIQSAVPIQPRIRIWYNPTLRSKNFLVPGLVAMIMAILAALLTSATVAREWENGTMELLISTPISAFEIVLGKFIPYFIIGLIDSIMIIIVGTMYYHVPIVGSLALLALLIVLFLTGMLLLGLLISCSFRSTLMANQLAFMVTYLPTMLLSGFVFFIPGMPKVLQYLSRIVPATYFLTCSRGIFMKGVGMEVLYESFLFLAIFDMLVIALTIMSFRKTLDT
- a CDS encoding ABC transporter permease, coding for MIGRLLTIIAKEFIQYRRNPAMLRMIVLMPIMQMFIFGYAAVLDIKDINIAVLDKDKSSYSRELRENFISSNYFIVKYDVDRESEIVSLLDREKVFAGIIIPPDFSRNIKSGKTARVQVVIDGTNSSAAGVISNYSASTISSYSSKLLAEKGLDPSKMGSLSVEERYLYNPSLNNQYFFIPGILGMIVLVFGMPITAMAIVREKEQGTLEQIIVTPITSTELILGKVIPTTILIMISASGIILLSLLWFKLPLRGELWQLYLAICLFLLNSLGIGIFISTISNTQQQAILTSFFVNMPMILFSGFMFPVDNMPALFKRFADINAMRYFLECSRDIFLKGTSWEDLSHDLIAMGILGIIVFTASIVNFHKRID